Proteins encoded together in one Roseibacterium elongatum DSM 19469 window:
- a CDS encoding VOC family protein: MTTTRPEAPNQLAITFLYYRDLPRAEAFYRDVMGFPLVIDQGGLAKIMRICDGAHVGLVDEAHGMHKWAETRPVQLCVRVPDVDAWYTYIEAQGVENLSQMFVNDAIGIRAFVFDDPEGYQVEIQQATRAGA, translated from the coding sequence ATGACCACCACACGCCCCGAGGCCCCAAACCAGTTGGCCATCACCTTTCTTTACTACCGCGACCTGCCCCGGGCCGAGGCGTTCTACCGCGACGTGATGGGGTTTCCCCTGGTGATCGACCAGGGCGGGCTGGCCAAGATCATGCGCATCTGCGACGGCGCCCATGTGGGCCTGGTGGACGAGGCGCATGGCATGCACAAATGGGCCGAAACGCGGCCTGTGCAGCTCTGCGTCCGGGTGCCGGATGTGGATGCGTGGTACACCTATATCGAGGCGCAAGGCGTTGAAAACCTGTCGCAAATGTTCGTCAATGACGCGATCGGCATTCGCGCCTTCGTCTTCGACGACCCCGAGGGCTACCAGGTCGAAATCCAGCAGGCCACGCGGGCGGGCGCATGA
- the hydA gene encoding dihydropyrimidinase: MSHDLMIRGGRVITADGQFTADIAVSAGRITAIGHGLGMATETIDATGLMVTPGGVDPHCHIEQMSGMGLMNADTFETATRSAAMGGTTSVISFAAQGKGQRLSEAVADYAARATRGAAIDHAFHLIVADSAAPDLEADLHSLIAAGHRSIKVFTTYNIGLGDAEILRVLRIARTAGALTCIHAENDAIIAETRTRLLAKGRTRPIDHAASRPRAAEIEAVARMCRLAELAQAPVMIFHVSTQEAAAEIRAARARGAPVWAETCPHYLFQTEDILDKPGIEGAKWMCSPPQRTARDQAALWQALALGDLQVVSSDHAPYRFDDTGKLSAGPDAPFPAIANGMPGLELRQPLMFEAMVSRRRLGPESFVALTATLPARLYGLDRKGDIAPGMDADLVLWDPTREVTYGANDLHDNVGYNPAEGTTVRGWPVRTILRGRTIMQDGTYLGQPGTGDWIARPRIGTHPTAITGVPT; encoded by the coding sequence ATGAGCCATGACCTGATGATCCGCGGCGGTCGCGTTATCACCGCCGACGGCCAATTTACCGCCGATATCGCCGTGTCGGCCGGGCGCATCACCGCCATCGGCCACGGGCTGGGCATGGCGACCGAAACGATCGACGCGACCGGATTGATGGTGACCCCCGGCGGCGTCGACCCGCATTGCCATATCGAGCAGATGTCGGGCATGGGCCTGATGAATGCCGACACGTTCGAAACCGCCACCCGATCCGCCGCGATGGGGGGCACGACCAGCGTCATTTCCTTCGCCGCGCAGGGCAAGGGGCAGCGTCTGTCCGAGGCGGTGGCCGACTATGCCGCACGGGCCACGCGCGGGGCGGCCATCGATCACGCCTTTCACCTGATCGTCGCCGACTCTGCGGCCCCCGATCTCGAGGCCGATCTGCACAGCCTGATCGCCGCCGGGCATCGCTCGATCAAGGTGTTCACCACCTACAATATCGGGCTGGGCGATGCCGAGATCCTGCGCGTCCTGCGTATCGCACGCACGGCCGGCGCGCTGACCTGCATCCATGCCGAAAACGATGCGATCATCGCCGAGACACGCACCCGCCTGCTGGCCAAGGGACGCACGCGCCCGATCGACCACGCGGCCTCGCGCCCCCGCGCGGCCGAGATCGAGGCCGTGGCGCGCATGTGCCGCCTGGCCGAATTGGCACAGGCCCCGGTCATGATCTTTCACGTCTCGACGCAAGAGGCCGCCGCCGAAATCCGCGCGGCCCGTGCCCGTGGCGCACCGGTCTGGGCCGAAACCTGCCCCCATTACCTGTTCCAGACCGAGGATATCCTCGACAAACCGGGGATCGAGGGGGCGAAATGGATGTGCTCGCCGCCGCAACGGACCGCCCGCGATCAGGCCGCCCTTTGGCAGGCGCTGGCGCTCGGAGACCTGCAGGTCGTGTCCTCGGACCACGCACCCTATCGCTTCGATGACACGGGCAAGCTGTCCGCGGGGCCGGACGCCCCCTTCCCCGCCATCGCCAACGGGATGCCGGGTCTGGAGTTGCGCCAACCGCTGATGTTCGAGGCAATGGTCAGCCGCAGACGCCTCGGCCCCGAGTCGTTCGTGGCGCTGACCGCCACCCTGCCCGCGCGGCTCTACGGCCTTGACCGCAAGGGTGACATAGCCCCGGGCATGGACGCCGATCTGGTGCTGTGGGACCCGACGCGCGAGGTCACCTATGGCGCGAACGATCTGCATGACAATGTGGGCTACAACCCGGCCGAGGGCACGACCGTGCGGGGCTGGCCGGTGCGCACCATCCTGCGCGGGCGCACGATCATGCAGGACGGCACCTATCTGGGCCAACCGGGAACCGGCGACTGGATCGCACGACCGCGCATCGGCACCCACCCCACCGCCATCACCGGAGTTCCGACATGA
- a CDS encoding phosphohexomutase domain-containing protein has protein sequence MAFDALTLTCFKAYDIRGRLGDELNEDIAYRIGRAFAQVLGAKRVVLGRDVRPTSDSLGQAVARGLMACGVEVLDLGLSGTEETYFAVTHLGADGGICVTASHNPMDYNGMKMVRAGSAPIGKAEGMAEIQALAETGEFAPEIDGGTVVDASGTRDAYVEKLLEFVEIDALKPLKILVNAGNGAAGPSFDALADGLAAAGAPLQFVRMHHDPDGSFPNGIPNPLLDENQPVTADAVVAEGADMGVAWDGDFDRCFFFDHEGGFIPGEYVVALLAEAFLAKESGAKIIHDPRIIWATQDIVARMGGEAIQSQCGHSNIKQVMRDTGAVYGGEMSAHHYFRDFMACDSGMIPWLLVAELVSRRGESLKDLVAELRCSYPSSGERNFRVDDAKAMIAKIDTAYGAAAKDRDETDGLSLSFGDWRFNLRASNTEPLLRLNIESKGDPALVQTKLAEMQDLIQS, from the coding sequence ATGGCATTCGACGCGCTGACGCTGACCTGTTTCAAGGCTTATGACATCCGCGGACGTCTCGGCGACGAGTTGAACGAGGATATCGCCTATCGCATCGGGCGCGCCTTTGCCCAGGTGCTGGGGGCGAAACGTGTCGTTCTGGGCCGCGATGTGCGCCCGACCTCGGACAGCCTTGGGCAGGCCGTGGCGCGGGGGCTGATGGCCTGCGGCGTCGAGGTGCTGGACCTTGGCCTGTCGGGCACCGAAGAGACGTATTTCGCCGTCACCCATCTGGGGGCCGATGGCGGGATCTGCGTGACCGCCTCGCACAACCCGATGGATTACAACGGCATGAAGATGGTGCGCGCAGGCTCGGCCCCGATCGGCAAGGCCGAGGGGATGGCGGAGATTCAGGCCTTGGCCGAAACGGGCGAATTCGCCCCCGAAATCGACGGCGGCACGGTTGTGGACGCGTCCGGCACGCGCGACGCCTATGTCGAAAAGCTGCTGGAGTTCGTCGAGATCGACGCGCTCAAGCCGCTGAAAATCCTTGTGAATGCCGGAAACGGCGCTGCAGGCCCCAGCTTTGACGCCCTCGCCGACGGGTTGGCGGCCGCTGGCGCGCCGCTGCAATTCGTGCGCATGCATCACGATCCCGACGGGTCCTTTCCAAACGGCATCCCCAACCCACTTCTGGACGAAAACCAGCCGGTGACTGCGGATGCCGTGGTGGCCGAGGGTGCCGATATGGGCGTGGCCTGGGACGGCGATTTCGATCGCTGCTTCTTCTTCGACCACGAGGGCGGCTTCATTCCCGGCGAATATGTGGTCGCCCTGTTGGCCGAGGCGTTCCTCGCCAAGGAGTCGGGGGCCAAGATCATCCACGACCCGCGCATCATCTGGGCCACGCAGGACATCGTCGCCCGAATGGGCGGCGAAGCCATCCAGTCGCAATGCGGCCATTCCAACATCAAGCAGGTCATGCGCGACACCGGCGCCGTTTACGGCGGCGAGATGTCGGCGCATCACTATTTCCGCGATTTCATGGCCTGCGACAGCGGCATGATCCCGTGGCTGCTGGTCGCCGAACTGGTCAGCCGCCGTGGCGAAAGCCTGAAAGACCTCGTGGCCGAACTGCGCTGCTCTTACCCGTCGTCGGGCGAGCGGAACTTTCGCGTCGATGACGCGAAGGCCATGATCGCGAAAATCGATACTGCCTACGGCGCCGCTGCGAAAGACCGTGACGAAACCGACGGCCTGAGCCTGAGCTTCGGCGATTGGCGTTTCAATCTGCGGGCGTCGAACACCGAACCCCTGCTGCGCCTGAACATCGAGTCCAAGGGCGACCCTGCCCTCGTTCAGACAAAACTGGCGGAAATGCAGGACCTGATCCAAAGCTGA
- a CDS encoding AAA family ATPase encodes MTVNANAVSAGEALRVLGAAWAVQARGDLTSSWMLHGRPGVGKTEIVQTLARQVGADLHDLRLTTIEPQDLRGLPFYDHAAGRTVWYRPEDLPDDPARPAILFLDELTAAAPTLQPTVYGLLQERRVGRHRLPDSVFIVAAGNMVEDGAIAYDMGTALSDRLIHMIVQADAEDWLKTYAAAAGIHPAVAAFLRARPDLFETTEDALRRGQTIACTPRSWARVSRIMQAVPDRQTRQVMVAGTVGEAAAAEFALIADEIEASVHVAEMLETPRAKRAELYPQTLHGLTALIYGLIGAANAQNMPAAIEILADMRGLGDPAQRALPLSELASFGFELLISKAMEHDWHEAFATSEAYAEYARAREAAGLP; translated from the coding sequence ATGACAGTGAATGCAAACGCGGTGTCGGCGGGCGAGGCGTTGCGCGTGTTGGGGGCGGCCTGGGCTGTGCAAGCAAGGGGCGATCTGACCAGCAGCTGGATGCTGCATGGCCGCCCCGGCGTCGGTAAGACCGAGATCGTTCAAACCCTGGCGCGACAGGTCGGCGCCGATCTGCATGACCTGCGCCTGACCACGATCGAACCCCAGGACCTGCGGGGCCTGCCCTTTTACGATCATGCGGCCGGGCGCACCGTCTGGTACCGCCCCGAGGATCTGCCCGATGATCCCGCGCGTCCGGCGATCCTGTTCCTCGACGAGTTGACCGCCGCCGCGCCGACATTGCAGCCCACCGTGTACGGCTTGCTGCAGGAGCGTCGGGTCGGGCGCCATCGTCTGCCCGACAGCGTCTTCATCGTCGCTGCCGGCAACATGGTCGAGGACGGGGCCATCGCCTATGACATGGGCACCGCCCTGTCGGACCGGCTGATCCACATGATCGTGCAGGCCGACGCCGAGGATTGGCTCAAGACCTATGCCGCCGCGGCGGGCATCCACCCCGCTGTCGCGGCCTTTCTGCGCGCCCGTCCCGACCTGTTCGAGACGACCGAGGATGCGTTGCGGCGCGGTCAGACCATCGCCTGCACCCCCCGCAGTTGGGCGCGCGTCAGCCGGATCATGCAGGCGGTGCCCGACCGGCAGACCCGGCAGGTCATGGTTGCGGGCACCGTGGGCGAGGCGGCGGCGGCCGAGTTCGCCCTAATCGCCGACGAGATCGAAGCCTCGGTCCATGTGGCCGAGATGTTGGAGACCCCGCGCGCCAAGCGGGCGGAGCTTTATCCTCAAACGCTGCACGGGCTGACAGCCCTGATTTACGGATTGATCGGCGCGGCGAACGCGCAAAACATGCCCGCCGCCATCGAGATCCTGGCCGATATGCGTGGGCTGGGCGACCCGGCGCAGCGCGCGCTGCCCTTGTCGGAACTGGCCAGTTTCGGGTTCGAGTTGCTGATCTCCAAGGCGATGGAACACGACTGGCACGAGGCGTTCGCGACCTCGGAGGCCTATGCCGAGTATGCCCGCGCGCGCGAAGCGGCGGGCCTGCCATGA
- a CDS encoding vWA domain-containing protein — MTAHATRAATALAHLGEVDPALAVLSLWCRHRDASGATRTQGDTILYGPGFDSLPLAQAVGLAAHHILHVALRHSDRQAALAERLGARFDGSLFGLAADGIINETLLLAGHALPRPAVTLTDLLEEIGEPARSPIAALADWDADRLAMYLHSDPKRAENARELGVTRGFAQDVELGEPDPEGERQKTADWRNQLLRAMEAGRKAGTGIGRLGAVLADMSPPAVSWEMQLRGLLSRALIHRPHLSHRRPAARWIAMTAQAQAAHTPDPAYQPGMARLDTRPRVVIGLDTSSSIDPLTLSLFLSEAEGITRRSGAEAHLLAFDEEVFEAHRLDVGSWRDLHHLPLRTGGGTDFAPVLAQAARLQPSISVMLTDLDAPFGPMPGFPVLWAVPGSAPLDDPPFGRVLRIGAG; from the coding sequence ATGACCGCCCATGCCACCCGCGCGGCCACAGCCCTCGCCCACCTGGGCGAGGTCGATCCCGCGCTGGCGGTTCTGTCGCTGTGGTGCCGACACAGGGACGCCTCGGGCGCGACGCGCACACAGGGCGACACCATCCTCTACGGTCCCGGGTTCGACAGCCTGCCGCTGGCACAGGCGGTCGGTCTGGCCGCGCACCATATTCTGCACGTCGCGCTGCGCCATTCCGACCGGCAGGCGGCGCTGGCCGAACGACTTGGCGCGCGGTTCGACGGATCGCTCTTTGGTCTCGCCGCCGACGGGATCATCAACGAAACCCTGCTGCTGGCCGGTCATGCCCTGCCACGCCCCGCCGTGACCCTGACCGATCTGCTGGAAGAGATCGGGGAGCCGGCCCGTTCGCCCATTGCCGCCTTGGCCGATTGGGATGCCGACCGGCTGGCCATGTACCTGCACAGCGACCCGAAACGCGCTGAAAATGCGCGGGAACTTGGCGTGACACGCGGCTTTGCCCAGGATGTCGAGCTGGGCGAACCCGACCCCGAGGGAGAGCGCCAGAAAACCGCCGATTGGCGCAACCAGTTGCTGCGCGCGATGGAGGCAGGGCGCAAGGCCGGCACCGGCATCGGGCGGCTGGGGGCGGTGCTGGCCGATATGTCGCCGCCCGCCGTCTCGTGGGAGATGCAGTTGCGCGGCCTCCTGTCCCGCGCCCTGATCCATCGCCCACATCTCAGCCATCGCCGCCCCGCCGCGCGCTGGATCGCCATGACCGCGCAGGCGCAGGCCGCGCATACGCCCGACCCGGCGTATCAGCCGGGCATGGCGCGGCTCGACACCCGCCCGCGTGTCGTGATCGGGTTGGACACGTCCAGTTCCATCGACCCGCTGACTCTGTCGCTATTCCTGTCCGAGGCCGAGGGGATCACCCGCCGCAGCGGGGCCGAGGCGCACCTGCTGGCCTTCGACGAAGAGGTATTCGAGGCCCACCGCCTGGACGTCGGATCGTGGCGCGACCTGCATCACCTGCCGCTGCGCACCGGCGGCGGCACGGATTTCGCCCCGGTTCTCGCACAGGCCGCGCGGCTTCAGCCGTCGATCTCCGTGATGCTGACCGATCTCGATGCGCCCTTTGGCCCGATGCCGGGGTTTCCGGTGCTCTGGGCCGTGCCCGGATCCGCGCCGCTGGACGATCCGCCCTTTGGTCGCGTGCTGCGGATCGGGGCAGGTTGA
- the betA gene encoding choline dehydrogenase, whose product MQADYIVVGAGSAGCAIAYRLAEAGKQVIVLEHGGTDAGPFIKMPAALSYPMNMARYDWGYQTEPEPHMAGRRMACPRGKVIGGSSSINGMIYVRGHARDYDAWAEMGAQGWSYADVLPYFRRMENWHGDDGCGTWRGDDGPLHITRGRRDNPLFEAFIEAGSQAGYGRTEDYNGHRQEGFGAFEMTIWKGQRWSAADAYLKPALKRENCTLVRGLVERIHIEDGRATGVWIRRGGAEAQLIRANAEVVLTAGAINSPKLLMLSGIGPAHHLVEHGVPVVADRAGVGQNLQDHLELYIQYAARQPVSLAPYWSLWGKALVGTQWVLTRSGLGASNQFEACGFIRSRAGVEYPDIQFHFLPIAVRYDGSVSAAGHGFQAHVGPMRSKSRGRVALTSSDPAAVPSILFNYMSHEDDWRDFRKAIRLTREIFQQPAMQAFAGDELLPGADVASDEALDDVIRDHAESAYHPCGTCRMGRRDDPDAVVDPENRVIGVEGLRLADSSIFPQVTNGNTNAPSIMVGEKAADHILGRDPLPRDNRGPWIAPDWEHAQRQAPLPTAAQ is encoded by the coding sequence ATGCAAGCCGATTACATTGTCGTGGGCGCAGGCTCTGCCGGGTGCGCCATCGCCTATCGCCTGGCCGAGGCGGGCAAACAGGTCATCGTTCTGGAACATGGCGGCACCGATGCGGGGCCCTTCATCAAGATGCCCGCGGCCCTGTCCTACCCGATGAACATGGCCCGCTATGATTGGGGCTACCAGACCGAGCCCGAGCCGCATATGGCCGGCCGCCGCATGGCCTGCCCGCGCGGCAAGGTGATCGGCGGGTCGTCCTCGATCAACGGGATGATCTATGTGCGTGGGCACGCCCGCGACTATGACGCCTGGGCCGAGATGGGCGCGCAGGGATGGTCCTATGCCGATGTGCTGCCCTATTTCCGGCGCATGGAAAACTGGCACGGCGACGATGGCTGCGGCACCTGGCGCGGCGACGACGGCCCCTTGCACATCACGCGCGGGCGGCGCGACAACCCGCTGTTCGAGGCCTTCATCGAGGCCGGATCGCAAGCGGGCTATGGCCGGACCGAGGATTATAACGGCCACCGGCAAGAGGGGTTCGGCGCCTTCGAAATGACGATCTGGAAGGGGCAACGCTGGTCCGCCGCGGATGCCTATCTGAAACCGGCCCTGAAACGCGAGAATTGCACCCTTGTCAGGGGTTTGGTCGAACGAATCCATATCGAGGACGGCCGCGCGACGGGGGTCTGGATCAGGCGGGGCGGGGCCGAGGCCCAGTTGATCCGCGCGAATGCCGAGGTCGTGCTGACAGCCGGCGCAATCAACTCGCCCAAGCTGTTGATGCTGTCGGGCATCGGGCCGGCGCACCATCTGGTGGAGCATGGCGTGCCGGTGGTGGCCGACCGCGCGGGCGTGGGCCAGAACCTGCAGGATCATCTGGAACTCTACATCCAGTATGCCGCAAGGCAGCCCGTGTCCCTCGCCCCGTATTGGAGCCTTTGGGGCAAGGCGCTGGTGGGCACGCAATGGGTGCTCACGCGCTCCGGCCTTGGCGCGTCGAACCAGTTCGAGGCCTGCGGCTTCATCCGCTCGCGCGCCGGGGTCGAGTATCCCGATATCCAGTTCCATTTCCTGCCTATTGCCGTGCGCTATGACGGCTCGGTCAGTGCGGCGGGCCACGGATTTCAGGCCCATGTCGGGCCGATGCGCTCGAAAAGCCGCGGGCGCGTGGCGCTGACGTCGTCTGACCCGGCGGCCGTACCGTCGATCCTGTTCAATTACATGAGCCACGAGGACGATTGGCGCGATTTCCGCAAGGCGATCCGGCTGACGCGCGAGATCTTCCAGCAACCGGCCATGCAGGCCTTTGCGGGCGACGAATTGCTGCCCGGCGCGGATGTGGCCAGCGACGAGGCCCTTGACGACGTGATCCGCGATCATGCCGAAAGCGCCTATCACCCCTGCGGCACCTGCCGGATGGGGCGGCGCGACGACCCAGACGCGGTGGTCGACCCGGAAAATCGCGTGATCGGGGTCGAGGGGCTGCGGCTGGCCGACAGCTCGATCTTTCCGCAGGTCACCAATGGCAACACCAACGCGCCGTCGATCATGGTGGGCGAAAAGGCCGCCGACCATATCCTTGGCCGCGATCCCCTGCCCCGCGACAATCGCGGCCCGTGGATCGCCCCGGATTGGGAACATGCGCAACGCCAGGCCCCATTGCCGACCGCCGCGCAATAG
- the betB gene encoding betaine-aldehyde dehydrogenase: MQPKASHFINGAYVEDEGGAEIALTYPATGETLGRVYAARPDMVAEAVRAAEAALPGWSAMTGAERGRILTRAAQIIRERNRDLSALETLDTGKPLSETLVADAASGADCLEYFGGMAATITGETVQLGADFAYTIREPLGVCAGIGAWNYPIQIACWKAAPALACGNTMVFKPSEETPLTALKLAEILLEAGAPPGVFNVVQGAGETGAALVDDPRVAKVSLTGSVPTGRKVYEAAARDLKHVTMELGGKSPLIIFDDAEIEDAVSAAINANFYSTGQICSNGTRVFVQSGLKDAFLTRLAERTEAAVIGDPMDEATHLGPMISEAQRAIVLSYIAKGLDDGARLVTGGAAIDGPGYFIQPTVFADVTDDMAIAREEIFGPVMSVLDFDTEDEVTRRANDTEFGLAAGVFTRDLARAHRMVRALQAGTCWINQYNLTPIEMPFGGVKASGIGRENARAAIEAYSQPKSVYVGLSAVEAPF; this comes from the coding sequence ATGCAACCCAAGGCCAGCCATTTCATCAACGGCGCCTATGTCGAGGATGAGGGCGGCGCCGAGATCGCCCTGACCTACCCGGCGACCGGCGAAACCCTGGGCCGCGTTTATGCCGCACGGCCCGACATGGTGGCCGAGGCCGTACGCGCCGCCGAGGCCGCCCTGCCCGGCTGGTCGGCCATGACCGGGGCTGAGCGTGGGCGCATCCTGACCCGTGCGGCCCAGATCATCCGCGAACGCAACCGGGACCTCAGCGCGTTGGAAACGCTCGATACCGGCAAACCCCTGTCGGAAACGCTGGTGGCCGATGCCGCCAGCGGCGCGGATTGCCTGGAGTATTTCGGCGGCATGGCGGCAACGATCACGGGCGAGACCGTGCAGCTGGGTGCCGATTTCGCCTACACGATTCGCGAACCTCTGGGGGTTTGTGCCGGGATCGGGGCATGGAACTACCCGATCCAGATCGCCTGCTGGAAGGCCGCCCCGGCGCTGGCCTGTGGCAACACGATGGTGTTCAAACCCTCGGAGGAAACGCCGCTGACGGCACTGAAACTGGCGGAAATCCTGCTCGAAGCGGGCGCACCGCCGGGCGTGTTCAACGTGGTGCAGGGCGCAGGCGAGACGGGCGCAGCACTGGTCGATGACCCGCGTGTGGCCAAGGTCTCGCTCACCGGGTCGGTGCCCACGGGCCGCAAGGTCTACGAGGCCGCCGCGCGCGATTTGAAGCATGTGACAATGGAACTGGGCGGCAAGTCGCCCCTGATCATCTTCGACGATGCGGAGATCGAGGATGCAGTGTCCGCCGCGATCAACGCCAATTTCTACTCGACCGGGCAGATCTGTTCCAACGGCACGCGGGTCTTCGTGCAGTCGGGCCTCAAGGACGCGTTTCTGACGCGGCTGGCCGAACGGACCGAGGCCGCCGTGATCGGCGACCCGATGGACGAGGCCACGCATCTTGGCCCCATGATCAGCGAGGCGCAGCGCGCCATCGTGTTGTCCTACATCGCCAAGGGGCTGGACGACGGCGCGCGTCTGGTCACGGGCGGGGCGGCCATCGACGGCCCCGGCTATTTCATCCAGCCCACGGTCTTCGCAGATGTCACCGATGACATGGCCATCGCGCGCGAGGAAATCTTTGGCCCGGTCATGTCGGTGCTCGATTTCGACACCGAAGACGAGGTGACGCGCCGCGCCAATGACACGGAATTCGGGCTGGCAGCGGGCGTCTTCACCCGCGACCTTGCCCGCGCGCACCGCATGGTCCGCGCCCTTCAGGCCGGCACCTGCTGGATCAACCAGTACAACCTCACGCCCATCGAGATGCCGTTCGGCGGGGTCAAGGCCAGCGGCATCGGACGCGAAAACGCCCGCGCCGCGATCGAGGCCTATAGCCAGCCGAAATCCGTCTATGTGGGCCTGAGCGCGGTGGAGGCGCCGTTCTGA
- the choX gene encoding choline ABC transporter substrate-binding protein: protein MIRLTTATAIAALAAAPAMADCDSVTFSDVGWTDITATTAATTVVLEALGYETETLVLSVPVTYTSLAEGDVDIFLGNWMPTMEADIAPYREAGTVDTVRANLEGAKYTLATNAAGAALGIADFADIAAAVEELDAEIYGIEPGNDGNRLIMDMIADNAFGLGDADFEVVESSEQGMLAQVARATDRDEPIVFLGWEPHPMNANFEMTYLTGGDDWFGPDLGGATVFTNTRAGLVDECPNLGAFLNNLQFTLAMENEIMGAILNDGEDPVDAASAWMSANPDLVMGWLDGVTTIDGGDAEAAVGEALGL, encoded by the coding sequence ATGATCCGCCTGACCACCGCCACCGCCATTGCCGCGTTGGCCGCGGCCCCCGCCATGGCCGATTGCGACAGCGTCACCTTCTCGGATGTCGGCTGGACCGATATCACCGCCACCACGGCGGCCACCACCGTGGTGCTCGAGGCGCTGGGTTACGAGACCGAAACCCTCGTCCTGTCGGTGCCGGTGACCTACACCTCGCTGGCCGAAGGCGATGTGGACATTTTCCTTGGCAACTGGATGCCCACGATGGAGGCCGACATCGCCCCCTACCGCGAGGCCGGCACCGTCGACACCGTGCGCGCCAACCTTGAGGGCGCGAAATACACGCTGGCCACCAATGCCGCCGGCGCGGCGCTGGGGATCGCCGATTTCGCCGATATCGCCGCCGCGGTCGAAGAGCTGGACGCCGAGATCTATGGCATCGAACCCGGCAATGACGGCAACCGCCTGATCATGGACATGATCGCGGACAACGCCTTTGGTCTGGGCGATGCCGACTTCGAGGTGGTCGAAAGCAGCGAACAGGGGATGCTGGCGCAAGTTGCCCGCGCGACCGACCGGGACGAGCCGATCGTCTTTCTCGGGTGGGAACCGCACCCGATGAACGCCAATTTCGAGATGACCTATCTGACCGGCGGCGACGACTGGTTCGGACCGGATCTGGGTGGTGCGACCGTCTTTACCAACACCCGCGCGGGCCTGGTCGACGAATGCCCGAACCTTGGCGCCTTCCTGAACAACCTGCAATTCACGCTGGCCATGGAAAACGAGATCATGGGCGCGATCCTGAACGATGGCGAGGATCCCGTCGATGCCGCCAGCGCCTGGATGAGCGCAAATCCCGACCTCGTCATGGGGTGGCTGGATGGCGTGACCACCATCGACGGCGGCGATGCCGAAGCAGCCGTGGGTGAGGCGCTCGGGCTCTGA
- a CDS encoding glutathione S-transferase family protein — MTDLTLYTHPMSRGRIARWMMEEAGLPYTVKVVQYGDEMKSPAYRAINAMGKVPTLVDRGMVVTEAAAICAHMADLAPQAGLAPPPGTPERGAYYRWLFFGAGAVDPAVSVASLEVSTDDPQVYRRVGWGSLTAVAATLEHLLEDGRTHILGEAFSAVDVYLGSQIAWGLQFGTLPERPGFAEYVARILDRPAAKRAAELDDALMEEVGMGGSA, encoded by the coding sequence ATGACCGATCTGACGCTTTACACCCACCCGATGTCGCGCGGTCGCATCGCCCGCTGGATGATGGAAGAGGCCGGACTGCCCTACACGGTCAAGGTCGTGCAATATGGCGACGAGATGAAATCGCCCGCCTATCGCGCGATCAACGCGATGGGCAAGGTGCCCACGCTGGTCGACCGCGGCATGGTCGTGACCGAGGCGGCGGCGATCTGCGCCCATATGGCCGATCTTGCGCCGCAGGCCGGGCTGGCCCCGCCGCCCGGCACGCCCGAACGCGGGGCCTACTACCGGTGGCTGTTCTTCGGCGCCGGCGCCGTCGATCCGGCGGTCAGCGTCGCGTCGCTGGAGGTTTCGACCGACGATCCGCAGGTTTACCGGCGCGTCGGCTGGGGCAGCCTGACGGCGGTGGCGGCCACACTCGAGCATCTGCTGGAAGACGGTCGTACACATATCCTTGGCGAAGCCTTCTCGGCGGTTGATGTCTATCTCGGTAGCCAGATCGCCTGGGGGCTGCAATTCGGAACCCTGCCCGAGCGCCCCGGTTTTGCCGAGTATGTCGCCCGCATCCTGGACCGCCCGGCCGCGAAACGTGCGGCCGAGCTGGACGACGCCTTGATGGAAGAGGTCGGCATGGGCGGGTCCGCGTAA